The following nucleotide sequence is from bacterium.
AGAGCGCCGGATTCGCCGTCCGACCCAGTGCGATCATGGCCAGCACGGCGAGGATTCCGATGGTCAGCGTCATGACAAGCCACGTCGAAGACCGCCAGCGCGTCTCGCGTCTCGCAACCAACAGCAGCACCGGCAGCAGAGCCGCGGCCAACCAGACAGCGCCTGGCAACGGGTCTTCGACTCTTGCGCCGAAACCGAGGCCGACGACGTTCAGGAAGAAGTCCCAGAAGGCGGTGCCAAAGAGGCTGCTGGCAGAGATCGGTGCTTCCCCCCCGGAAAATCCACGGAACCACAGCACAAGAGCCACGCCAATGATGGTGCCATCCATCACCAGGAGGCCTGACGTTCGCCTGCGCGGCATGCGGCCGTGGACGATGCCGGCAACCGCGTAGATGATCTTGCCGCTGACGAACACGAGGGACAGCCCGATCCCCGCCGACATGGTGAACATGGACAGAACACACAGGCCGCTGAAGATCAGTTCCGTTCCCAGGGTCATGTCGTCCTGGTACGAGGCCAGGAGCGCAAGGAGCGAGAACAGAAGTACCAAGTGGATCTGGGACTGGTAAGACCAGAGGTGGTTCTCACTGGCGATGCTTGACACCAGGAAGATCAGGAACGCCGGAAAGAGAGGAAACGCGCCCCCAGCCCCGGTGATCCGACGTTTGAACGCGACGATGGCGACAAGCAGGCCGCCGAAAAAGACGTGATTCAGAAGCTTCTGCAGGGCAAAGTCCAGTCCGAAGAGCTTCAGATTCAACCAGGCCATCAGGTGTGTCGGCACGATCCTGTGCCCGTTGCGAAAACTGAACAACCACTCCAGGGTGAGGCCACTCGGCAGGCCGCTCGCCTGGAAGTAGTCCCACTCTTCGTAGCAGGGGACATCGACGGCATACCGCAGGATGAGCGAGAGCTGGTACGCATAGAGCGCCGCGACCGCCAGCCAGATCAGCCTCGCTGAGACGACCACTGCGCCCCCGTTCGAGGGAGCCAGCAGCCACGCAGCGCACACGAGCACACCGAGAGCGACGCACAAACCGGCGGCAAGCCTCGTGCCGATGCCGTACCGCGTCCCGGCATCCGGGATGGACGAAATGAGCACCGAGCCGTCCGCGGCCACCGCCAACCCGGGAGATCCGGGCCCGCACGGCTCCGTCCGCGCCCGTCCCTGGTTCCAGTATCTCTGCCGGCAGGCACCGGAATCGTCCCACGCGTAGCGGCGGGTGCCGTTCAGGAGCACCAGCGAGTCGATGCCGTAGCTTCCCGTGCCCGCCAGCGGCGCGATCCTCAGGGACTTCAGGGCAACCGCCGGCAGCTGGATCACCGAGGTCGCTGCCGCCCCGCGCGAATCCGGCACCGCAAGAGTGATGGTCGAATTGTCGTGCGGCCCGGCACCTTCGACGAGAACGCGCGCCGCGCCCCCCTGCAACGTCCTGGTCCTCAGGACCAGCGCCGAAGGATGACGCAGCGCCAGGGAAGCGGCAAGGACCGCGCACAGCAGCGAGAGAACGGCCGGCGCTGGAGAAGACGGCAGCCAGCTGGGCTTGTTCACGGCAGGAACCGGAGACCCGGCACGCGCGAGCGAACGGTGATGATCACACCGCCCGCGCGGCCTCCGTCAACTCTGCGAGGATCCGGTCGAGGTCGTATGCGTGGGCCCAATCCGGGTAATCCTTCCGAAACCTCCGCACGTCGCTGATATACCAGACGTGGTCGCCCGCGCGCGCCTCGCCGAGGGCCGTCTGAACGCGTCGCCCGCACAGTGCCTCGATCTTGCCGATCGCTTCGAGAATCGAGCAGTTGCTGTGCCGCGAGCCTCCCATGTTGTATACCGCGGCGGACCGCGGCGCCAGAAAGAACTGCCAGAGCGCCCGAACGAGGTCGCGGGCATGGATGTTATCGCGCACCTGCTTGCCCTTGTGACCGAATATGGTGTAGGTCCGCCCGGACAAGGCGCACTTGACGAGGTACGCGAGAAACCCGTGCTGCTCGACCGCGGCATGCGCCGGCCCGGTCACGCATCCGCACCGGAAGGTCCCGGTGCGCATGCCGAAGTAGCGCCCGTACTCCTGGGTGAGAATGTCCGCCGACAGCTTGCTCGCCCCGAAGAGACTGTGCATCGAGCAGTCGATGCTCATGCTCTCGTCGATGCCGTGCGGGGAGAAGGGGTGTGCGACGTCCAGCTCCCAGCGCAACTGCTGCTCCACGAGGGGCAGACGATTGGGGGTGTCGCCGTACACCTTGTTCGTGGACAGGAGGACGAACACCGCCTCCGGACAATGCCGGCGCGCCGCATCGAGCAGCACCAGGGTCCCGTCCGCGTTCACGGAAAAGTCCGTCAGCGGCTCGCGGGCCGCCCAATCGTGGCTGGGCTGAGCCGCGGCATGGACGACGAGCGACGTCGCGCGCCCCAGACGTCCGAAGAGGCCGGAGATGCGGCATTCGTCGCGTATGTCGAGGTCGTGGTGGGTGAACCCTCTGAGCGTCCGCTGAAGCTCGCCGGTCCGCCGTTCGGTCGACCCATCCGGGCCGAAGAAATAGCGGCGCAGGTTGTTGTCGATGCCGACAACTTCGAGTCCCTGCTCGGCCAGGAACTTCACCGTCTCGCTGCCGACAAGTCCCGAGGATCCCGTTACCACCGCGAGAGACACCGCACGCTCCTCGCCTGTCACGCGCACCCGGGTGCGCGGCGAGTCCGAAGCCTCTCCACCCACACGGAGAGCACGCGCGCGGCATACCGGCAGGCGACGTTCCTGAGCTTCAGCTTCGGGACGCCGTGGCGCCGATTCCGCCAGGAGACCGGCACCACCGTCCAGGAGTACCCGCGGACGATGGCCTTGAGGGGCAGTTCCACGGTGAGCTCGAAGCCGGACGAGACGAGCGGTTCGCAGCCGCTGATCACCGACCGACGGTAGCCCTTGAAGGCGTTGGTGGTATCGTCGAGTGGAATTCCGAAGAGGAACGCGATCGCGGCATTGGCCACGCGGTTGAGCACCAGCTTGGCGCGGGGATAATCCGCCAGGGAAGCGCCTTCGACGAAGCGACTGCCGAACACACACTCCCAGCCCGCGCCCAGCGCCCGCCAGTACCGTGCCACGTCCCGGGCATCGTCAGAGCCGTCGGCCATCACGATCACAACAGCGTCGCCCCTGGAATGCCGGAGCCCGTGCCTGACCGCCCGCCCAAAACCGTGCTCCGCGCGGTTCTGCACCGGCCGCAGCGCAGGAATGCGATCCCGGATGCTCTGGAGCGCCGCCCAGGTACCGTCACTGCTGCCGTCGTCCACCACCACGATCTCGTGCGGGATCTGCGCCGCCTGCAGCTCTGCGCCGAGGTGCTCAAGGGTGCTCGGCAACGATTCCTCCTCGTCGCGCGCAGGGATGACGACGCTCAGCAGCGTGAGCGGCGGCAGGGCTGGCGAAGCGGGAGCCCACGCGGTCAAACCGACCCTCGGTCCGGCACATCATCAGGATAGCAGCCACTCCAACCGGAGTCCAAGAGGAAAGGACAGCCGCGGACCAGGGGCCTGTGGTATATCGGCGGCGTGGCCGGGGACAAGAGAGTGATCCGCGTGGGAATCAGCTCGTGCCTGCTGGGAAACCCCGTCCGCTATGACGGCGGGCACAAGCTGGACCGGGTCCTGTGCGACGCGCTCGGACGCCTCGTGCGATGGGTGCCGGTGTGCCCGGAGGTCGAGTGCGGCCTGCCCGTCCCGCGCGAGTCGCTGCATCTGATCGGCGCCCCGGCCTCCCCGCGCCTGCTCACCGTGCGCACCGGCATCGACCACACCGACCGCATCGGCGCCTGGGCGGCACGGCGGCTGGAGGAACTGGCGGAGCAGGACCTCTGCGGCTTCGTGTTCAAGAGCCGCTCGCCCAGCTGCGGGCTGCGCCGGATCGCCATCCTCCCGCCCGGGGGAAGCCTTCCGCAGGCCGGCGCGGGCATCTTCGCCCGGGCAGTCATGGCGCGCTTCCCGCTGTTGCCGGTCGAGGACGAGATGCGGCTGGCCCATCCGCGCATCCGCGACGGCTTCGTCGAGCGGCTGCTGGCCTTCCAGCGCGGGCGCCGCTCGCGACCGAACGCCGTCGCAGGCGACGAGCTGCTGCAGCCGCCGGGTTCTAGTCGCGCGCGTCGGGGTGGACGGTCTCGATCCAGGCCGCGAACGCCGTCATGAACCCGACGGCGAACTCGCGTGTCTCGTCGTTGACCAGCCGACCCGCGTCGTCGAAGAGGCCCGCGGCCCCGCCGATGTAGGCCTCGGGCTGCTGCAGCGCCGGCATGTCCAGGAAGACGAGCGACTGGCGCAGGTGGTGATTCGCGCCGAAGCCGCCGATCGCGCCCGGCGACACGCTCACGACGGCGGCCGGCTTTCGCGCCCAGACACTCTTGCCGTACGGCCGCGAGCCGACGTCGATGGCGTTCTTGAGGACGCCCGGCATCGAGCGGTTGTACTCGGGCGTCACGAAAAGCACCGCGTCGAAGCTCCTGATGCGGGCGCGGAAGTCGGTCCACAGAGCCGGCGGGCGCTCCTCCAGGTCCTGGTTGTAGAGCGGGAGCTGGCCGATCTCGACGATCTCCGACGCCAGCGCGGCGGGCGCGAGCCCGATGAGCGCCCGCGCCATCTTTCGGTTGTACGAGCCCTCCCGCAGGCTCCCCACGATCACTGCAACCTTGCGCTGCGCCATGATCTCGTTCCTTTCGCTGGAGTGGACGCGCCCCGGCAACGCGAAGTGCGTCACACGCAGTTCCGGTTCCGTGGCCCGCGGCGCTCCGGCAAGCCATGGGCAGAATGTAGGACGTCGGCGCGAATTCGCAACCGCCGGCCCGTTGCGGCGGGCCATTTGTCCCGGCGGGGTCTATATTTTAGGAATGGAACGCAATGACTTGAAACGCTCCAAGGAGGTACCAGCGATGAAGAGCAGCGTTACGTGGACGGTCGTCGCCCTCTTCGCGGCCGCCGGACTGCTGGCGCCGGCGGCGGTTCTCGGGCAATCGCGCGAGGGCGCACGGCACTTCGGGGGCTCGGGCAGGCACGGCGGCGGTTTCGGTCGGGGCCATTTCGGGGGCGACCACGACCGCCGGCACGTCGGCACCAGCTTCAGCTTCTGGGTCGGTCCCGGTTGGGACCCGTGGTGGTGGGGGCCGTTCGGGTATCCGTACTACTACCCTTATTCGTATCGGTATTCATATCCCTACTATTACCCCTACTACGCCGAGCCCCCCGTCGTCGTGGAGCCGCCGGCCCAGGAGGAAGAGGCTCCGGCGCCGCAGCAGGAGACGTACTCCTGGTACTACTGCCAGGACCCCGCGGGCTATTACCCGTACGTCCGGGAGTGCCCATCCGGCTGGACCAAGGTGGCTCCCAGCCCGCAGACCGAGTCTGCCCCTGCGGAAGGTTCGCAGACGCCGCCCGCATCGAGCCCGGGCAACCCGCCGCCGGAGTACTTCTGGTACTACTGCGAGGATCCCCCGGGCTATTACCCCTACGTCCGCGACTGCCCCAGGGGCTGGCGGGAAGTCGCCCCCCAGCCGGCTCCGGCCCGGTGAACGCCGTGAAGCGGGGATTGCGTGTCCTGACTGCGGCGGCGCTGGCGTTGTCGCTCGGGGCGTGCGTGACGATGCCGGCGGGACCCAGCGTCATGGTGCTGCCGCCGCCGGGGAAACCGTTTGACCTCTTCCAGGCCGAGGACTTTGCGTGCAGGCAGTGGGCGCACCAGCAGATCGGCATGAGCCCGCAGGACGTGGCCAACCAGAACGCGGCGAACTCGGGAGTCGTCGGCGCGATCGTCGGCGCGACGACCGGCGCGGCCCTCGGCGCGGCGTCAGGCGATGCCGGCGAAGGGGCGGTCATCGGCGCCGGCGCCGGGATGCTGCTGGGGGCGGCCTCCGGGGCGGAGGCGGGAGCGGTCTACGGCGGGGAGGCGCAGCGGCGCTACGACATGGCCTACCAGCAGTGCATGTACGCCAAGGGGAACCTGCTGCCGGGGATGCGCCGGCGCGTCTGGGGCGCAATACCGCCGCCTCCGCCGGGGACCGCCTATCCGCCGCCGCCGGGGCGGCAGCCGCCGCCACCGCCGCCGGGCCAGCCGCCGCCACCGCGATAGGGACGCCTGACCGCACTGCGAGACGGCGACGGGTGAGAAGAAGGCGATGGCCGGCGATCAGAGGTTGAGCGCGGCAGGCGCTCTGGCCGGCCCCAGGTTCACTTCCCGCAGCTGCGCTCGGCCCACTCCCTGCCGTTAAGGGGTTTCACCTCGCGCACCTGCCATGCTTCCCGCGCGATGAGCCCTTCCAGTTCCTCGATGCGCTTGTGGTGCGCGGGATGGGTGGAGAACCAGGCGCCCGCCTCGCTCTGATGGCCCTCCGCCTCCAGCGACCGGAAGAAGTCCACGATCCCCCCGGCGTGCCCGTACTCCTCATTCACGAGGCGTGCTCCGGCCTGGTCCGCGGCCTCCTCCTGCGCGCGGCTGAAACGGTAGGAGGTGACGCCGACGACGTGTTGCAGGAAGGACGGGACCCCGTCGCCGCCCCCGAAGAGGGCCGTCGTGAGCGCGAGGAATACGAGGGTGCGCCCAAGCCCCTTGAGGTGATCCCTGGCCGCGAAGTGGCCGATCTCGTGTCCCAGCACCATCGCCAGTTCGTTCTCGCTGCGCATGCGTGAGAGCAGTCCGGAGAAGACGACGATGGTCCCGCCCGGCAGTGCCAGGGCGTTCACCTGTTCCGAGCAGGCGACCGTGACCTGCAGCGGGTAGGCGGCGGGCTGTCGACGCGAGAGCCGATCGAGCACCTGCTGCAGATCCTCCGCCCCCTTTGACTTCCCGCCCGGGTATCCGGGAACCCGAAGCATGTCGGCCAGGCGCTTCTCTCCCTGCGGCGAGAGCCGGCCGACGAGCCGGTCGGCCGCCCAGCCAAGAACGAGGAAGAGCCCGACGACGAGGAGGGTCAGCCCGCCGGCGAGGACGAACGCCTCCTTGAGGTGGCTCACCGGGGGGTTGTTGATCCCCTCGGGGGCCTCCCGGTACTCGTACTTCACTTGAGCTTCACTGCGGTGCCCGAGGCGAGGACCTCGACGCACGCGATCTTGCTGCCCCCTTTCGCCCCGCTGATGGACGAGGTATCGATGCGGACGTTGACGATCGCGGCCGCGCCGAACCTGCGCGCCTCCTCCTTCATCCGCAGGACCGCCTCGCGGCGAGCGCGGTCGAGGAGGGTCTCGTAGGCGCTGACGCGGCCCCCGAAGAAGTTGCGCAGGCCGGCGGCCACGCGCTTGAAGTAGTCCACCGAGACGGCGGTGCTGCCGGTGACCAGCCGCGCGCCGGCGACGTCCCAGGCCGGATCGACGGTCTTGGCGCAATGGACGGCCATCCGCCGCGACGCGCGTTCGCGGTTGCGGATCGAGCGGTAGTGCGCGGCCTCGTTCACGCGGCCGAAGACATAGCCCGTGAGCACGAGGGTCAGGAAGACGATGAGATCGAACACGGCCTACTCCAGCCGCACGGCCGTGCCGTAGGCGTAGAGTTCCGCCGCGCCCGCCGCCACCGACGAGGTCGAGAAGCGGACGTTGACGACGGCGTTCGCCCCCAGCGCCTTTGCCATCTTGACCATCCGGTCCATCGCCTCCTTGCGCGACTCCTCGAGCAGCTCGGTGTACCCTTTGAGCTCGCCGCCGACGATGTTCTTCAGGCCCGCCATGAAGTCGCGGCCGAAGTGCTTGGAGCGCACCGTGCTGCCAGAGACCAGGCCGTAGTGTTCGACGATCTTCCTTCCGGGCACGCTTTCCACATTCGTCAGGATCACGCAGTCCTCCTTTGGCGAGAGAACCCCCGATGCCCACCGCTGGACCGACCCGCGCGGGACGCGCCCCCCCCCGTCGGTCTCGCGGAGCACTGCGCGCGATCATTTGCGTGACTCTCGGAAATGTCAATGCCTCGCTGTCACATGCTGCGGAATGTCTCGGCGACTGAGTTCGCTGCGTTGTCTTTGCGGAGCTCCGGGCATATGCTTACGTGCAGCGTCTTCGCGAGCATCAGCCGGTTCGTGCGTCACGGAGGTTGGGCGGCCTCGCCGCCCGAGGGTAAGGGGTCAACCGCAAGGAGGATGCCATGAAGAGAGCTGTGTGCGCGTTGGTGATGGCCGCGGTCCTGGTTCTGCCGGCGATGGCCCCGGCCGCA
It contains:
- a CDS encoding NAD-dependent epimerase/dehydratase family protein, giving the protein MSLAVVTGSSGLVGSETVKFLAEQGLEVVGIDNNLRRYFFGPDGSTERRTGELQRTLRGFTHHDLDIRDECRISGLFGRLGRATSLVVHAAAQPSHDWAAREPLTDFSVNADGTLVLLDAARRHCPEAVFVLLSTNKVYGDTPNRLPLVEQQLRWELDVAHPFSPHGIDESMSIDCSMHSLFGASKLSADILTQEYGRYFGMRTGTFRCGCVTGPAHAAVEQHGFLAYLVKCALSGRTYTIFGHKGKQVRDNIHARDLVRALWQFFLAPRSAAVYNMGGSRHSNCSILEAIGKIEALCGRRVQTALGEARAGDHVWYISDVRRFRKDYPDWAHAYDLDRILAELTEAARAV
- a CDS encoding YbjQ family protein; protein product: MFDLIVFLTLVLTGYVFGRVNEAAHYRSIRNRERASRRMAVHCAKTVDPAWDVAGARLVTGSTAVSVDYFKRVAAGLRNFFGGRVSAYETLLDRARREAVLRMKEEARRFGAAAIVNVRIDTSSISGAKGGSKIACVEVLASGTAVKLK
- a CDS encoding NAD(P)H-dependent oxidoreductase: MAQRKVAVIVGSLREGSYNRKMARALIGLAPAALASEIVEIGQLPLYNQDLEERPPALWTDFRARIRSFDAVLFVTPEYNRSMPGVLKNAIDVGSRPYGKSVWARKPAAVVSVSPGAIGGFGANHHLRQSLVFLDMPALQQPEAYIGGAAGLFDDAGRLVNDETREFAVGFMTAFAAWIETVHPDARD
- a CDS encoding DUF523 domain-containing protein — its product is MAGDKRVIRVGISSCLLGNPVRYDGGHKLDRVLCDALGRLVRWVPVCPEVECGLPVPRESLHLIGAPASPRLLTVRTGIDHTDRIGAWAARRLEELAEQDLCGFVFKSRSPSCGLRRIAILPPGGSLPQAGAGIFARAVMARFPLLPVEDEMRLAHPRIRDGFVERLLAFQRGRRSRPNAVAGDELLQPPGSSRARRGGRSRSRPRTPS
- a CDS encoding YbjQ family protein codes for the protein MILTNVESVPGRKIVEHYGLVSGSTVRSKHFGRDFMAGLKNIVGGELKGYTELLEESRKEAMDRMVKMAKALGANAVVNVRFSTSSVAAGAAELYAYGTAVRLE
- a CDS encoding glycosyltransferase family 2 protein; translated protein: MTAWAPASPALPPLTLLSVVIPARDEEESLPSTLEHLGAELQAAQIPHEIVVVDDGSSDGTWAALQSIRDRIPALRPVQNRAEHGFGRAVRHGLRHSRGDAVVIVMADGSDDARDVARYWRALGAGWECVFGSRFVEGASLADYPRAKLVLNRVANAAIAFLFGIPLDDTTNAFKGYRRSVISGCEPLVSSGFELTVELPLKAIVRGYSWTVVPVSWRNRRHGVPKLKLRNVACRYAARVLSVWVERLRTRRAPGCA
- a CDS encoding YMGG-like glycine zipper-containing protein, whose translation is MNAVKRGLRVLTAAALALSLGACVTMPAGPSVMVLPPPGKPFDLFQAEDFACRQWAHQQIGMSPQDVANQNAANSGVVGAIVGATTGAALGAASGDAGEGAVIGAGAGMLLGAASGAEAGAVYGGEAQRRYDMAYQQCMYAKGNLLPGMRRRVWGAIPPPPPGTAYPPPPGRQPPPPPPGQPPPPR
- a CDS encoding M48 family metallopeptidase, with protein sequence MKYEYREAPEGINNPPVSHLKEAFVLAGGLTLLVVGLFLVLGWAADRLVGRLSPQGEKRLADMLRVPGYPGGKSKGAEDLQQVLDRLSRRQPAAYPLQVTVACSEQVNALALPGGTIVVFSGLLSRMRSENELAMVLGHEIGHFAARDHLKGLGRTLVFLALTTALFGGGDGVPSFLQHVVGVTSYRFSRAQEEAADQAGARLVNEEYGHAGGIVDFFRSLEAEGHQSEAGAWFSTHPAHHKRIEELEGLIAREAWQVREVKPLNGREWAERSCGK